A genomic segment from Sciurus carolinensis chromosome 1, mSciCar1.2, whole genome shotgun sequence encodes:
- the Hapln2 gene encoding hyaluronan and proteoglycan link protein 2 isoform X1, protein MPGGLTLPALCLLLLPWAFAIFHKALGDPASHPGPHYLLPPIHEVIHSRRGATATLPCVLGASPPSYKVRWSKVEPGELRETLILITNGLHARGYGPLGGRARMRRGHRLDASLIIEGVRLEDEGRYRCELVNGIEDESVALTLRLEGVVFPYQPIRGRYQFNYYEAKQACEEQDGRLATYGQLYQAWTEGLDWCNAGWLLEGSVRYPVLTARAPCGGRGRPGIRSYGPRDRKRDRYDAFCFTSALAGQVFFVPGRLTLSEAHAACRRRGAVVAKVGHLYAAWKFSGLDQCDGGWLADGSVRFPITTPRPRCGGLPDPGVRSFGFPRPQQAAYGTYCYAE, encoded by the exons ATGCCAGGTGGCCTCACCCTTCCTGCACTGTGCCTATTACTTCTCCCTTGGGCCTTTGCCATCTTCCACAAAGCCCTGGGGGACCCAG CATCCCACCCGGGCCCCCACTACCTCCTGCCCCCCATCCACGAGGTCATTCACTCTCGTCGTGGGGCCACGGCCACGCTACCCTGCGTCCTCGGCGCCTCGCCTCCCAGTTACAAGGTACGCTGGAGCAAAGTAGAGCCGGGGGAGCTCCGGGAAACACTGATCCTCATCACCAACGGACTGCACGCCCGGGGCTATGGACCTCTGGGAGGGCGCGCCAGGATGCGTAGGGGTCATCGGCTGGACGCCTCCCTGATCATCGAGGGCGTGCGCCTGGAGGACGAGGGCCGGTACCGCTGCGAGCTCGTCAACGGCATCGAGGACGAGAGCGTGGCGCTGACCTTGCGCCTGGAGG GTGTGGTATTTCCGTACCAACCCATTCGAGGCCGGTACCAGTTCAATTACTACGAGGCGAAGCAAGCGTGTGAGGAGCAAGACGGACGCCTGGCCACTTACGGTCAACTGTACCAGG CGTGGACTGAGGGGCTGGACTGGTGTAACGCGGGCTGGCTGCTGGAGGGCTCCGTGCGCTACCCCGTGCTTACCGCGCGCGCTCCGTGCGGCGGCCGAGGGCGGCCAGGGATCCGCAGCTACGGACCGCGCGACCGGAAGCGCGACCGCTACGACGCCTTCTGCTTCACCTCAGCACTGGCCG GCCAGGTGTTCTTCGTGCCTGGGCGACTGACGCTGTCTGAAGCCCACGCGGCGTGCCGGCGGCGTGGAGCGGTGGTGGCCAAGGTCGGGCACCTCTACGCCGCCTGGAAATTCTCCGGGCTGGACCAATGCGACGGCGGCTGGCTGGCTGACGGCAGCGTGCGCTTCCCCATCACCACGCCGCGGCCGCGCTGCGGGGGCCTCCCGGATCCCGGGGTGCGCAGCTTTGGGTTTCCCAGACCACAGCAGGCGGCCTATGGGACTTATTGCTACGCGGAGTAG
- the Hapln2 gene encoding hyaluronan and proteoglycan link protein 2 isoform X2 translates to MPGGLTLPALCLLLLPWAFAIFHKALGDPASHPGPHYLLPPIHEVIHSRRGATATLPCVLGASPPSYKVRWSKVEPGELRETLILITNGLHARGYGPLGGRARMRRGHRLDASLIIEGVRLEDEGRYRCELVNGIEDESVALTLRLEGVVFPYQPIRGRYQFNYYEAKQACEEQDGRLATYGQLYQAWTEGLDWCNAGWLLEGSVRYPVLTARAPCGGRGRPGIRSYGPRDRKRDRYDAFCFTSALAGSKPTLETHLCLVAATLSLPLPELGPGPALYPCATAPLPASSGW, encoded by the exons ATGCCAGGTGGCCTCACCCTTCCTGCACTGTGCCTATTACTTCTCCCTTGGGCCTTTGCCATCTTCCACAAAGCCCTGGGGGACCCAG CATCCCACCCGGGCCCCCACTACCTCCTGCCCCCCATCCACGAGGTCATTCACTCTCGTCGTGGGGCCACGGCCACGCTACCCTGCGTCCTCGGCGCCTCGCCTCCCAGTTACAAGGTACGCTGGAGCAAAGTAGAGCCGGGGGAGCTCCGGGAAACACTGATCCTCATCACCAACGGACTGCACGCCCGGGGCTATGGACCTCTGGGAGGGCGCGCCAGGATGCGTAGGGGTCATCGGCTGGACGCCTCCCTGATCATCGAGGGCGTGCGCCTGGAGGACGAGGGCCGGTACCGCTGCGAGCTCGTCAACGGCATCGAGGACGAGAGCGTGGCGCTGACCTTGCGCCTGGAGG GTGTGGTATTTCCGTACCAACCCATTCGAGGCCGGTACCAGTTCAATTACTACGAGGCGAAGCAAGCGTGTGAGGAGCAAGACGGACGCCTGGCCACTTACGGTCAACTGTACCAGG CGTGGACTGAGGGGCTGGACTGGTGTAACGCGGGCTGGCTGCTGGAGGGCTCCGTGCGCTACCCCGTGCTTACCGCGCGCGCTCCGTGCGGCGGCCGAGGGCGGCCAGGGATCCGCAGCTACGGACCGCGCGACCGGAAGCGCGACCGCTACGACGCCTTCTGCTTCACCTCAGCACTGGCCG GCTCCAAACCAACTCTCGAAACCCACCTGTGTCTGGTTGCGGCGACACTTTCACTCCCACTACCGGAGTTgggtcctggccctgccctgtATCCCTGCGCCACCGcgcctcttccagcttccagcGGTTGGTGA
- the LOC124985890 gene encoding G patch domain-containing protein 4, translating to MSFTPEVKSRGMKFAEEQLLKHGWTQGKGLGRKENGITQAIKVTLKQDTHGVGHDPAKEFTNNWWNELFNKTAANLVVETGKDGVQIRRLSKETTHHNHPKPNMLYQKFVKTATLTSGEEKPDKNLENHSDDDSQGPMPPKILTDEMLLQACEGRTAHKAARLGITMKAKLARLEAQEQAFLAHLKGQDLETSQPQSESKLPKKKKKKRKQKEEEECRASERNVDEEHPEHTRPSIRKSKKKKRQHHKEEVSDERGGTTVRSEEEEAAGTSGLEELKSREQAHQHLKKKKKKRRQHCEGEEVEEQTVVLGREGSGKDPASGVGRKEVASRAHSDRCSRDKQRQQREEDLNMGDEEGEEAALDGEAREAESIAHSKGSSRRKKTRQQCKEEEVVLDVSCEDDDGRTGEIRSRGEKRRWQQPGEEETRVNTDRSTKKKKRNKRD from the exons ATGAGCTTCACCCCAGAGGTCAAGAGTCGTGGGATGAAGTTTGCTGAGGAGCAGCTGCTAAAGCATGGATGGACTCAAG GCAAAGGCCTAGGCCGGAAGGAGAATGGCATCACCCAAGCCATCAAGGTGACACTGAAGCAAGACACTCATGGG GTGGGACATGACCCTGCCAAGGAGTTCACAAACAACTGGTGGAATGAACTCTTCAATAAGACTGCAGCCAACTTGGTAGTGGAAACTGGGAAG GACGGAGTTCAGATAAGACGCCTTTCCAAGGAGACCACTCATCATAATCATCCCAAGCCTAACATGCTGTATCAGAAGTTTGTGAAG ACAGCCACGCTGACTTCAGGTGAAGAGAAACCAGACAAAAACTTGGAGAACCACAGTGATGATGACAGCCAAGGGCCCATGCCTCCAAAGAT TCTGACTGATGAGATGCTGCTCCAAGCCTGTGAGGGGCGAACAGCACACAA GGCTGCACGTCTTGGGATCACAATGAAGGCCAAGCTTGCTCGGCTAGAGGCCCAGGAGCAGGCCTTCCTGGCTCATCTTAAAGGTCAGGACTTAGAGACCTCTCAACCACAGTCTGAAAGTAAGctccccaaaaaaaagaaaaagaaaaggaaacagaaagaggaagaagagtgtAGAGCATCTGAGAGGAATGTGGATGAGGAACACCCAGAACACACTAGGCCCAGCAttaggaaaagcaaaaagaagaaaagacaacatCACAAGGAAGAGGTCTCAGATGAGAGAGGGGGAACAACTGTAAGGAGTGAAGAGGAAGAGGCTGCAGGAACAAGTGGACTCGAGGAATTAAAGAGCAGAGAGCAAGCCCATCAGcatcttaagaaaaagaagaaaaagaggaggcaGCACTGTgaaggggaggaggtggaggagcagACCGTGGTGTTGGGTAGAGAAGGAAGCGGTAAGGATCCTGCAAGTGGTGTTGGGAGAAAGGAGGTGGCAAGCAGAGCACACAGTGACCGATGCAGCAGGGACAAGCAAAGGCAGCAGCGTGAGGAGGACTTGAACATGGGTgatgaggaaggggaggaggctgCTCTAGATGGTGAGGCCAGGGAAGCAGAAAGCATAGCACACAGTAAAGGAAGCagcagaagaaagaagacaagacAGCAGTgtaaggaggaggaggtggtctTGGATGTAAGCTGTGAAGACGATGATGGCAGGACCGGGGAAATACGGAGCAGAGGTGAGAAGAGGAGGTGGCAGCAACCAGGGGAGGAAGAAACTAGAGTCAACACTGACAGaagcaccaaaaagaagaaacGGAACAAGAGAGACTGA
- the Naxe gene encoding NAD(P)H-hydrate epimerase isoform X1, producing the protein MRWDWAGSEARPESWMSGLRALLGFGLLVAGSRLPRIRSQVGTCRAGPTWWGTERLSSGGRPYSEVMASTAVKYLSQEEAQAVDEELFNEYQFSVDQLMELAGLSCATAIAKAYPPTSMARSTPTVLVICGPGNNGGDGLVCARHLKLFGYQPTIYYPKRPNKPLFTALVTQCQKMDIPFLGEMPPEPMMIDELYDLVVDAIFGFSFKGDVREPFRSILSVLSGLTVPIASIDIPSGWDVEKGNSGGIQPDLLISLTAPKKSATQFTGRYHYLGGRFVPPALEKKYQLNLPSYPDTDCIYRLQ; encoded by the exons ATGCGCTGGGACTGGGCCGGGTCGGAGGCGCGCCCTGAGAGCTGGATGTCGGGTCTGCGGGCGCTGCTGGGGTTTGGGCTGCTGGTTGCCGGTTCGCGCCTGCCCCGAATCAGAAGTCAGGTCGGCACTTGCCGCGCCGGACCCACCTGGTGGGGAACCGAGCGGCTGAGCTCTGGTGGGCGCCCATACTCAGAGGTCATGGCGAGCACAGCAGTGAAATACCTGAG CCAGGAGGAGGCCCAGGCCGTGGACGAGGAGTTGTTTAACGAGTACCAGTTCAGCGTGGACCAACTTATGGAGCTGGCTGGGCTGAGCTGCGCTACAGCCATTGCCAAG GCATATCCCCCCACGTCCATGGCCAGGAGCACCCCTACTGTCCTGGTCATCTGTGGCCCCGGGAATAACGGAGGAGATGGTTTGGTCTGCGCTAGACATCTCAAACTCTTC GGCTACCAGCCAACCATCTATTACCCCAAAAGGCCCAACAAACCACTTTTCACTGCGCTGGTGACTCAGTGTCAGAAAATGGACATCCCTTTCCTTGGTGAAATGCCCCCAGAG CCCATGATGATTGATGAGCTGTATGATTTGGTGGTGGATGCCATCTTTGGCTTCAGCTTCAAGGGTGATGTTCGGGAGCCATTCCGCAGCATCCTGAGTGTTCTGAGTGGACTCACTGTGCCAATTGCCAGCATCGACATTCCCTCAG GATGGGATGTGGAGAAGGGAAATTCTGGAGGTATCCAGCCAGACTTGCTCATCTCTCTGACAGCACCTAAAAAGTCTGCTACCCAGTTCACTGGTCGCTACCATTACTTGGGAGGTCGTTTTGTACCACCTGCTCTGGAAAAGAAGTATCAGCTGAACCTGCCATCCTACCCTGACACTGACTGCATCTACCGTCTGCAGTAA
- the Naxe gene encoding NAD(P)H-hydrate epimerase isoform X2 — MRWDWAGSEARPESWMSGLRALLGFGLLVAGSRLPRIRSQVGTCRAGPTWWGTERLSSGGRPYSEVMASTAVKYLSQEEAQAVDEELFNEYQFSVDQLMELAGLSCATAIAKAYPPTSMARSTPTVLVICGPGNNGGDGLVCARHLKLFPMMIDELYDLVVDAIFGFSFKGDVREPFRSILSVLSGLTVPIASIDIPSGWDVEKGNSGGIQPDLLISLTAPKKSATQFTGRYHYLGGRFVPPALEKKYQLNLPSYPDTDCIYRLQ; from the exons ATGCGCTGGGACTGGGCCGGGTCGGAGGCGCGCCCTGAGAGCTGGATGTCGGGTCTGCGGGCGCTGCTGGGGTTTGGGCTGCTGGTTGCCGGTTCGCGCCTGCCCCGAATCAGAAGTCAGGTCGGCACTTGCCGCGCCGGACCCACCTGGTGGGGAACCGAGCGGCTGAGCTCTGGTGGGCGCCCATACTCAGAGGTCATGGCGAGCACAGCAGTGAAATACCTGAG CCAGGAGGAGGCCCAGGCCGTGGACGAGGAGTTGTTTAACGAGTACCAGTTCAGCGTGGACCAACTTATGGAGCTGGCTGGGCTGAGCTGCGCTACAGCCATTGCCAAG GCATATCCCCCCACGTCCATGGCCAGGAGCACCCCTACTGTCCTGGTCATCTGTGGCCCCGGGAATAACGGAGGAGATGGTTTGGTCTGCGCTAGACATCTCAAACTCTTC CCCATGATGATTGATGAGCTGTATGATTTGGTGGTGGATGCCATCTTTGGCTTCAGCTTCAAGGGTGATGTTCGGGAGCCATTCCGCAGCATCCTGAGTGTTCTGAGTGGACTCACTGTGCCAATTGCCAGCATCGACATTCCCTCAG GATGGGATGTGGAGAAGGGAAATTCTGGAGGTATCCAGCCAGACTTGCTCATCTCTCTGACAGCACCTAAAAAGTCTGCTACCCAGTTCACTGGTCGCTACCATTACTTGGGAGGTCGTTTTGTACCACCTGCTCTGGAAAAGAAGTATCAGCTGAACCTGCCATCCTACCCTGACACTGACTGCATCTACCGTCTGCAGTAA